The following proteins are encoded in a genomic region of Candidatus Aegiribacteria sp.:
- a CDS encoding FAD-dependent oxidoreductase: protein MKEYEMQETGQDKQMRAKVGVYVCECGPNIAGKVDLDKILADLSQLDDYQDVELVVKKYGFLCSGPGKEFLEEEIKSNGFTHLVIGACSPRDHDSTFMGVCEKTDLNPYLYKIINIREHCTWVIDDKEKATEKAFSYIRGGIARVLRQSELFEKPLDINPDVLVIGGGISGMEAALSLSGEDRRVFLVEKTERLGGVSLDLSGLLPGQGDVLSGKIESIMEDRNIRLFLNTRVENVIGFLGNFEIELLSTENAETTEIMAGAIVVATGSKLFEPGSSDHCSYSESDEVYTSLSVEKMFSGEGEAKLRSGKQPSSVALIHCVGREEKNYCSGICCSYMMKLAGYFKNQSTDIQVSEFYRDICLTKKDDQERYAEACAAGVAFIRIKDISIKGTDVSFEKMNGEKGEQSFDMVVLAPALEPSADTEALSDLLTVPLDESGFFQEAHNMTNPIGTSTDGVFIVGTAHGPKGVSDSMQFARASAGQILTRLIPGEKLIPEVKVTEILEAYCTGCGNCLDVCVYGAIYSDDSRGISVVNEAVCRGCGNCFGSCPSGALRTKHFTNTQLYREVDEALR from the coding sequence ATGAAAGAATATGAAATGCAGGAAACGGGACAGGATAAACAGATGAGGGCAAAGGTCGGGGTTTACGTTTGTGAATGCGGGCCTAACATTGCGGGGAAGGTCGATCTTGATAAAATCCTCGCTGATCTGTCTCAGCTCGACGATTATCAGGACGTTGAGCTGGTCGTTAAGAAGTACGGATTTCTCTGCTCCGGGCCTGGAAAGGAATTCCTCGAGGAGGAAATAAAAAGCAATGGCTTCACCCATCTGGTTATAGGTGCCTGCTCACCGCGCGATCATGATTCGACTTTCATGGGTGTATGCGAAAAAACTGATCTCAATCCTTATCTGTACAAAATCATCAATATCAGGGAGCACTGCACCTGGGTGATAGATGATAAAGAAAAAGCTACTGAAAAGGCATTCAGTTATATCCGCGGAGGAATCGCCAGGGTTCTTCGTCAATCAGAACTGTTCGAGAAACCGCTGGATATCAACCCTGATGTACTCGTTATAGGGGGCGGAATATCAGGTATGGAAGCAGCTCTTTCGCTTTCAGGCGAGGATAGACGGGTATTCCTGGTTGAGAAGACAGAAAGACTCGGAGGTGTGTCTCTTGATCTTTCAGGATTGCTTCCAGGGCAGGGTGATGTACTCAGCGGGAAAATAGAATCGATTATGGAAGACAGGAATATCAGACTCTTTCTGAATACCAGGGTCGAGAACGTTATCGGTTTTCTGGGCAATTTTGAGATAGAGCTATTATCAACAGAAAATGCTGAAACAACGGAGATAATGGCAGGCGCGATAGTAGTGGCGACAGGCAGCAAACTTTTCGAACCGGGGAGCAGCGATCACTGCAGTTATTCAGAATCGGATGAAGTATATACCTCACTTTCGGTAGAGAAAATGTTCAGCGGAGAAGGCGAAGCTAAGCTTCGGTCAGGTAAGCAGCCCTCTTCGGTAGCCCTGATTCACTGTGTTGGAAGAGAAGAGAAGAATTACTGTTCCGGAATATGCTGCAGTTACATGATGAAACTGGCAGGATATTTTAAAAATCAGTCCACTGATATTCAGGTATCGGAGTTCTACAGAGATATCTGCCTTACAAAAAAAGATGATCAGGAACGATACGCTGAGGCCTGCGCAGCCGGTGTTGCATTCATCCGCATAAAAGATATCAGTATAAAAGGTACCGATGTCAGTTTCGAAAAGATGAACGGCGAAAAAGGCGAGCAATCCTTCGATATGGTAGTCCTTGCCCCTGCACTCGAGCCATCAGCAGATACAGAAGCGCTGTCGGATCTTCTGACTGTTCCTCTGGATGAGTCCGGCTTTTTCCAGGAAGCTCACAATATGACGAATCCGATCGGGACATCCACAGACGGTGTTTTCATCGTGGGAACGGCTCATGGTCCTAAGGGAGTCTCTGATTCGATGCAGTTTGCCAGAGCATCCGCAGGACAGATACTCACAAGGTTGATCCCCGGCGAGAAGCTTATTCCGGAGGTTAAAGTAACAGAAATTCTTGAAGCCTACTGCACAGGCTGCGGCAACTGCCTTGATGTATGTGTTTACGGAGCGATATACTCCGATGATTCAAGAGGGATATCGGTTGTGAATGAGGCTGTATGCAGAGGCTGTGGAAACTGCTTCGGAAGTTGTCCGTCAGGAGCTCTCAGAACAAAACACTTTACTAATACTCAGCTTTATCGTGAAGTTGATGAGGCGCTAAGATGA
- a CDS encoding FAD-dependent oxidoreductase, protein MSQTGNVLVIGAGIAGMKASLMLAGASNKVYLVEKLPIIGGMVIKNEESFPNLECSTCMVAPIQQDILQNPNIETLTYSNVEKIEGNAGDFSVVIRKRARYVSLTDCIGCGMCYEPCPVSLKNEWEENLIDRKAIYVPCSGSLPNVPVIDSEHCLKLNGKEECNLCVESCAFEAINLDDSDEVIEIKVGAVILATGSATFDLSSLPNLGYGALPGVYAPMEFERLFASNGPTLGEITLRGSEKVPESIAVIHCAGRREQKYCSSVCCMYSFKFARFLKHKIPSASVFNIYSDVCVPGKSYQSFYKSVQGVDTEMLYTSSIDDVLVSENGSGLKVAYSDAAGSKEELNVDMVILAAALVPDPFAIELAKVAGVNLDSRGFIETVLDGSGSMETSRKGIFVAGTAEGPKDIQNSVIQAESAAGQVMGIVTSEASS, encoded by the coding sequence ATGTCTCAAACAGGGAATGTTCTTGTTATTGGTGCCGGAATCGCCGGGATGAAGGCGAGTCTTATGCTCGCCGGAGCTTCCAATAAGGTTTACCTTGTGGAAAAGCTACCAATCATCGGCGGTATGGTTATCAAGAACGAGGAAAGTTTTCCCAATCTCGAGTGCTCCACCTGCATGGTGGCTCCAATACAGCAGGATATATTGCAGAATCCGAACATTGAAACCCTTACATACAGCAATGTGGAAAAGATCGAGGGCAATGCGGGGGATTTCAGCGTCGTTATCAGGAAACGAGCCAGATACGTCAGTCTGACCGACTGTATCGGATGCGGGATGTGTTATGAACCCTGTCCTGTATCCCTGAAGAACGAATGGGAAGAAAACCTGATTGACAGGAAAGCCATTTATGTTCCCTGTTCCGGATCGCTTCCGAATGTTCCTGTAATTGATTCCGAACACTGTCTGAAGCTTAATGGCAAGGAGGAGTGCAACCTTTGCGTGGAGTCCTGCGCATTTGAGGCGATTAACCTTGATGACAGCGATGAAGTTATTGAAATAAAGGTCGGAGCTGTAATACTGGCAACCGGATCAGCAACTTTTGATCTTTCATCTTTGCCGAACCTTGGATACGGCGCTCTACCCGGAGTATATGCTCCGATGGAGTTCGAGAGACTGTTCGCGTCAAACGGTCCTACCCTTGGCGAGATAACCCTTCGCGGATCAGAGAAGGTTCCGGAAAGCATAGCTGTGATTCATTGTGCCGGACGGAGGGAGCAGAAGTACTGTTCTTCTGTCTGCTGCATGTACTCATTCAAATTCGCGAGATTCCTGAAGCATAAAATACCATCAGCCAGTGTTTTCAATATCTATTCGGATGTCTGTGTCCCTGGAAAGAGTTACCAGAGTTTTTATAAAAGTGTTCAAGGGGTAGATACCGAGATGCTCTACACATCGTCTATCGATGACGTTTTGGTTTCAGAGAACGGATCGGGACTGAAAGTAGCCTATTCGGATGCAGCAGGGTCCAAGGAAGAATTGAACGTTGATATGGTAATACTTGCAGCTGCTCTTGTTCCCGACCCTTTTGCCATTGAACTCGCGAAGGTCGCCGGAGTGAATCTTGATTCCCGGGGATTTATCGAGACAGTGTTGGACGGAAGCGGATCAATGGAGACCTCAAGAAAAGGGATATTCGTTGCCGGTACTGCGGAAGGCCCGAAGGACATTCAGAATTCGGTCATTCAGGCAGAATCCGCAGCAGGGCAGGTCATGGGTATTGTAACATCCGAGGCTTCCAGCTGA
- a CDS encoding hydrogenase iron-sulfur subunit, whose protein sequence is MKEKAGAEFVPSIVGFLCNWCTYAAADLAGSSKLALPPSFTVIRVMCSSRIDHNLLLSTYFKGADGILVAGCHPGDCHYGEGNYYARRRFALLKKVMETLNLNPDRLQLSWVSAAEGKRYAEVVGEFTEKIKELGPNPIKNSTRF, encoded by the coding sequence ATGAAAGAAAAGGCAGGGGCAGAGTTCGTTCCTTCAATAGTGGGTTTTCTTTGCAACTGGTGTACATACGCAGCTGCAGACCTTGCCGGTTCGTCAAAACTCGCGCTTCCCCCTTCGTTCACGGTTATAAGAGTAATGTGTTCCAGCAGGATCGACCATAACCTTCTCCTTTCAACTTATTTCAAGGGGGCTGATGGTATTCTCGTTGCAGGGTGTCATCCTGGTGACTGCCACTACGGCGAGGGTAATTATTACGCCAGGCGAAGGTTTGCTCTGCTGAAAAAGGTTATGGAAACCCTCAATCTCAATCCGGACAGGCTGCAGCTCTCCTGGGTATCTGCAGCAGAGGGGAAACGCTATGCAGAGGTTGTGGGCGAATTCACGGAGAAGATAAAGGAACTCGGACCAAATCCTATTAAAAACAGTACTCGTTTTTGA